Part of the Lolium rigidum isolate FL_2022 chromosome 6, APGP_CSIRO_Lrig_0.1, whole genome shotgun sequence genome, TCTCTCCCGGTAATCTAAACTACATAATAATTGTTGCAGGAAACGATAAACAAGAACAGGAATATGACTGCCGCCAAAATTATAATGGCAGAATCAAACATGCACGAGAAGGCGAAGAAGGATGTCCTTGACATCGCGGCGAAAGCACGTGCGTAAAAAACATTATCAGATATTATTTGCACTAGTTGTAATGCTAGGGTGGATTTGTGTCCGGAAGGTCTCATAGACCTGTAGAACTTTTACTTTGGGTGTTGAACTTATTTGGGGTTGATGTTATTTGTTCCACAATGAGATAAGTACTTTTTTGCACGATAAAAAGTACGGATAAGTAATTCAACCTTTCGCACGTACATAATTCAAACGAGTAGCACACGACATGACATAGAAAAAGCGGGAAACATAACAAACACATGTTAAAACTAATGAAACTAAACATGACCATCCTCAAGTAGCCCCGGCAGCTTCACCGCCATCGTGAActtcactcctcctcctcctcctcctcctcttcgtcgaagTTGTAGGGAAGGGTGTGCATCATGTTGCGCGTGGGAAAGTGGCACTCAAAGTTGGTGTAGATGTTGAACGTAGTGAATGCTATGAACTCGCAGCCGCACCAAAAGACTTTgccgaggagctcgtacgcgtCGTAGCGGTTGGTGAAGGTGACCGTGAGGAACAAGAGGAAGGCGCGCGTGTGGTCACGGGCCTCGTCGAGGCGAAACATCACCGGCGCGTCCGAAGGGAGGTGGGCAAAGCCGGCGGTGAGGAACGCGCGGGCGAGCTCGACCGGTCCCCTCCACCTGGAGATGGCCCACACGCGGAGTGTGTTCTCCACGACGACGCCCGCCGGGTAGCGTCGCTCGGGCACGGTAGGAGGCCGACGGAAGACCGGTGCGTTGAGCGCATCCTACCGGTGCGTTGCAAGGTCTTGGGTGGGGATTAGCTTCAAGTGGAGAATATATGGATTGTGTGTCGCGCCGAGTGAAGAGgaaagagggggtataaatagggCGCCAAATCGATCAATTACAATGAGGCGCGCCTTACAATGAAACGTCGCGCGTGTGTGTATCCGTGTCAATGCGGTGCGCACTGATTCGATCTTCCTTTATTGCTACGAATCGTCGACCATAAATGGCTCCGAATCGTCGTACCGCCTCGGCTGAGCGCTCGAGTTGGTGCGGCGCATGCATGGCGAAGTCTGCGACGGGACAAAACCGTGCAACGGTCCGAACCACGTCTCCTCCCTAGACTAATCATACTGCGGAGTGAGCCTCTCGCGGATCGCCGTCGCTCGGCGGATCGCGGCCGTGCACGGCCTCCATCCAACGGCGTAGAGCTAGGTATTGTAGGGCCCGCCCGGAGTCGCTTCGACCGCCACGTGAGAATGGCCATTCCTCGCCTcccggcggccgccgcccacctctgccaatGAAGTTATGGCGCGCCGAAGttattggcgacgccacgcgtgcccatcggccgccgcccacctgcgCCAATGAAGctattggcgacgccacgcgtgcccATCAGCCGCCGCCCACCTGCGCCAATGAATttattggcgacgccacgcgtgcacggcggccgccgccgaccaCGGTTGCACGGGGCATTATATAGCGGCGCTCGTTCGGCTGCCTCATCTACTCccgcacaaaccctagccgccgcggaGACCTGCACCGTAGCGCAGCCCACCCACAAGCCCACGAAGGAATCCATGGCTGGTTTTGGTgggcggcgaggcggtcgaggccgtcgAGGCCGAGGGCGCGGTCGCCGTGCTTCGGAGCAGCATCACCCGgccgctcgtcgtcgccggcgccgtcATTGTCTTCGGAGGAGGCGACGTGCTTCGAATTCATCCTACGCATCGACCAGGACcctctcggcatcaagcggcttccggacaagttcgccgagttcgtcgatggcgtcgagccggcgagttgcagctacgggaggcgagCTGCAGCTTTCGTCGATGGCGTGTCGAGGTATTGTTCGACGGCCGGGGCAAGATGTACCgcacaccgggtgggacaagttcgcccgctacCTCGATCTCGAACCCGGCTGCCAGCTTATCTTACGCTACGACGGGGATGGCGACATGGTCGTCAAAGTGTTCGACGGCACATCTGCCGGAGATACTACCACATCGGCGAGTCAAGCTCGAGCACCGACGGTTAGATAttttcgagtgttctttctttgcggcgAAAATGGCCACCGGCCAATAGAACCACTAGTGTACGTTTCCGGTCCGGGTGCacgggagtgttctttcttggcagcgaacacggaAACACCCGAGGacgacactagttaggtttcctcatttttcaATGTTCTAATCTTGTTTTAAACTATGTAATGGTTTGTGTAATGTTCGTATACTGtgtttaaatgaaaaagagaaaaaaattagGTAAAAGTTATTGGTTTCCAAAATttgtgaagttttttatttatttcaatttttgtgATAGTAAACCTATAAATTTATGTTAAATTCAGGCGAAAAAAAGTTGACAGATAAAGCCATGGCCCATGAGTTCCCTCCCCGCGTGCATTGGCCCGTTACATGTCTGACAgcctagttttttaatttttctttaaaTCTGCAGCACATCCGGTTAAattgaaaaaattcaaaaaagttttaaccaacggattatgttcacaaaaacgtgtgacatattgggtaaaaaaaactggatttttttcgaaggtcgaaaaatcgactagcttagaaaaagtggtttgatgtaacccaaacgattccgtttctaagaatgtggatttttcgaccttcgagaaacgctccgGAAATTTTTGCACACCCTCTCGTATCCATTCTAATACGAAGTGTGAaggttttttcaatttttgaatttaCTGTGAAAATAAACaattaaatttcagttaaattcgagttgaaaaaaaaacaaaagaaaactagagaaccctgatggatgggccatgagtgttccttccccgcgtccatgctccacgttaatgggcttagtagaaaccgcgttacatgtctttcggcctagctgataagttttttagttttgatttgaataaatctgcagcacatctggtaaaattcaaaaaattcaaaaaacgttttaaccaacggattatgttcacaaaaacgtgtgacatattgggtaaaaaaactggattttttttcgaaggtcgaaaaatcgactatcttagaaaaagtggtttgatgtaacccaaacggttccgtttctaagaatgtcgatttttcgaccttcgagaaacgctccataaatttttgcacacactctcgtatccattctaggacgaagtgtgaaggttttttcagtttttgaatttccgtgaaaataaactattaaatttcagttaaattcgagttgaaaaaaaacagaagaaaactggAGAACCCTGTctggatgggccatgagtattccttccccacgtccatgctccacgttaatgggcttagtacaaaccgcgttacatgtctttcggcctaagcgataagttttttagttttgatttcAATAAATCTGCAGCAAACctggttaaattcaaaaaattcaaaaaaagttttaaccaacggattatgttcacaaaaacgtgtgacatattgggtaaaaaaagCTGGAAtttttttcgaaggtcgaaaaatcgactagcttacaaaaagtggtttgatgtaacccaaacggttccgtttctaagaatgtggatttttcgaccttcggaaacgctccagaaatttttgcacacactctcgtatccattctaagacgaactgtgaaggttttttcatttttgaatttctgtaaaaataaactactaaatttcagttaaattcgaaTTGGAAAAAAAGACAGAAGAAACTAGAGAACCCAGTttggatgggccatgagtgttccctacccaccgctccatcgcctccctaaggactataaaagggccgcctctcatcgtccctttcacacacaaaccctagaggctctctccccaacccttgccgccaccgtctcaacaagagttgacgccatgggctgggagaggcggaggccggcgtggtcgtggccgtggccacggcagagctgcacgctcgccgtcgcctgccacaccgtcggcttcatcgccggagatggacgtggaggggcccgtgctgttcgagttcgtcctcgtactcaagggcgacccacgcggcatccagagacTTCCTGACCCCTTCGCCGTCtatgtcgccggcgacgatcggccgggcacgctgcatctgcgggaggcttcgtccggcttctaccggtggatcgtcgacgtgatatacgacgggcgcggcaagatgtacctccacatcggctgggagaagttcgcgcgccaccacagactcgaagccggcttcatcctcctgttcaccTACTATGGCGACGGGGACTTGAGCGTCAAGGTTTTCGACGAGACGCGGCTGCCGCCGGGACAACCACGAcaaccacggcgacagcaccgacgaggaggacgaccgatgaagagtgttgtttcttcgcagcgaatacgtgcacggaagtttaCGGGTGTTCGcctcatcctcccgctggattttccggtttgGGTGATCTGGGGATTGTTAGCGGTGAACACGGAAACCTTGGATGCacggtctagttaggtttagtttttttgcaaaattttatatttgtgtccaccatggttcaaaatatgtattagtttgtggaaaaccatgtcccaattatgtattagtttgtggaaaaccatgtcccaattatgtattagtttgtggaaattgaaatgaaaataccaaaaaaagtattttaaaggtttcgtgtgttcacacgaaaccttcgatgccaaATCAAATggatggatgtggatgtggatgtggatggggTTGCCGGGGTGAGTCCAAGCTGAGTGCatggttatttcatgtgagaaaccTAGGATTGCATGGTCTATTTAGTCAACGTCGAAATAATCACAAGTACACaaatatgtgactattttttacctcaaactcatatgtgactattttttactcCTTTCTTACTTGTACCTTCTATGGTAATCAAACTTGTTGATTTTAGATAACATCTCTATGTGGCACTGACTTTGTTATCGAGGGATCGAACAAGTTTAGCTACGAGGACTGAGCAGTCTATGTGAAAAACAATCTATGCATGAGAATaacaaacaaggcattcatgcataacggttataactagcatttatctagatAAAAGAGTAACTgattataactagcatttatctaaacaaggcattcatgcttaaaagttataactagcatttatctaaacaaggcattcatgcataagctgtcataactagcatttatctaaggCGCCTTTATCTAAACAAGCGGGCATTCATGCATAACGgtcataactagcatttatctaaacaagcgaggcattcatgcataacactGGAGATATAAGTTCTTAATTAGTACTAAGAAATTTCATAAGTAGAACTTAAGGTTCTACGTACACACATTAAACCTAAAAGTTCTTAGTTATCCATTACAACCGAGACAGAAATAAGCTCCAAGGACATAACATATATACGGGGGCGAGCATCGGGCTGAGGCATGCATGGTAGGTTCGGATGTTGCGACGCCTCTTGAGGATCCTGCCGTAACGGGGAAGGCGAGGACCCAGCAGAAACCTTGCAAGTGCCTCGTGGTCAGCCTTGCCCTGCCACTCGGGGGCGCTGTTGCGAGTGTCCATAGCATGCATCTCAAGGGAAGCCAGCGCGCCGTCCTTCACCTTGCAGGGACAGAAGGGGCAAGCATGCTTTCCCCTCCGCACTGTCTTCAGAATCCGAGACTCGAATCCCTTGACCTGCCTCTGCACGTAGGACTCAAAGTT contains:
- the LOC124663518 gene encoding uncharacterized protein LOC124663518; translated protein: MYEASQYVQPCEYNTDDDVDEDNFESYVQRQVKGFESRILKTVRRGKHACPFCPCKVKDGALASLEMHAMDTRNSAPEWQGKADHEALARFLLGPRLPRYGRILKRRRNIRTYHACLSPMLAPIKAP